A genomic stretch from Acidobacteriota bacterium includes:
- a CDS encoding glycosyltransferase family 87 protein produces MRTHGRRRFRYRGIPSTTPSTELNQGEEEKKATHGEDHKIPSLEPLLANVGREDPRDTESRGFLPQGRQIQGQERGHRGKTRKMSDQLEPDVGERPTTPTSVLSSAESPEASTRVDSPANLSRRRKKIALVLFLFFEGYLLFHYGYRQQRLLHADLPSFYFSAQMAFVEGRSPYDFATMAQQGTIIKQPIFPYLYPPSSLVPLFPFSLVSYDTAKWLMVIGNHLLLVLLAYLLAFRIGRFSDSTLGFFVCALLLISFPSTQTLVHSQVNFMVIVLICLAWLGLRSRDGWWPGISIALAVLLKQSPVILLALLVLERRWKALSASLLVLFGSATVSRFLAPPGTWKEWFEVIRPSLAYGKVPEFLFSPACPYNQSFNGLVSRFFLAPNCTPTDLSVPLAGQASTYLLAVGMIGISMVATYRLRRQTEASRINFGFALLMPTMFLVSPLAWEHHLIFVFPSLFWLCSLVVDQKQIPSLLWIPLGISLLVISLPLPIDHPFLRQGGWIQLISLRTYGVLVLWIILVYVAMRASLRAHKDPS; encoded by the coding sequence TTGCGCACGCACGGCCGGCGCCGATTCCGCTACCGGGGCATCCCGAGCACAACCCCAAGCACCGAACTGAATCAAGGTGAAGAGGAGAAGAAAGCGACCCATGGTGAGGACCACAAGATACCATCCCTTGAACCTCTGCTTGCAAACGTCGGGCGGGAGGATCCGAGAGACACCGAGTCCAGAGGATTTCTGCCTCAGGGCCGGCAAATTCAAGGTCAAGAAAGAGGCCACCGAGGGAAAACCCGAAAGATGAGTGATCAACTTGAACCAGATGTCGGAGAGCGTCCCACGACGCCTACTTCCGTACTCTCGTCAGCCGAATCACCCGAGGCCTCTACGAGGGTCGACTCGCCGGCCAACCTCAGTCGGCGGCGCAAGAAAATCGCGCTGGTCCTCTTCCTGTTCTTCGAGGGCTACTTGCTTTTTCACTACGGCTACAGGCAGCAGCGCCTCCTCCATGCCGATCTCCCCTCGTTCTATTTTTCCGCTCAGATGGCCTTCGTGGAAGGACGATCGCCCTACGACTTCGCCACCATGGCGCAGCAGGGTACCATCATCAAGCAGCCCATTTTTCCCTACCTCTATCCGCCCTCTAGCCTGGTTCCGCTCTTCCCCTTTTCTCTCGTATCCTACGACACCGCAAAATGGCTGATGGTGATCGGAAACCACCTGCTTCTGGTACTCCTCGCCTACCTTCTCGCTTTTCGAATCGGCCGGTTTTCCGACTCCACCTTGGGTTTCTTCGTCTGCGCTCTGCTCCTAATCAGCTTTCCCTCGACCCAGACCCTTGTGCACAGCCAGGTGAATTTCATGGTCATCGTACTAATCTGCCTGGCATGGCTCGGCCTTCGAAGCCGGGACGGCTGGTGGCCCGGAATCTCTATCGCTTTGGCCGTCCTGCTGAAACAGTCGCCCGTCATCCTGCTTGCGCTCCTCGTGCTTGAGAGGCGGTGGAAGGCCCTCTCGGCCTCACTTCTGGTGCTCTTCGGTTCCGCTACCGTCAGTAGATTCTTGGCCCCCCCCGGCACTTGGAAGGAGTGGTTTGAGGTCATCCGCCCATCCCTTGCCTACGGCAAAGTGCCGGAGTTCTTGTTCTCGCCGGCCTGTCCATACAACCAGAGCTTCAACGGTCTGGTGTCCAGGTTTTTTCTCGCCCCCAACTGCACCCCGACGGACCTCTCAGTTCCCCTCGCCGGCCAAGCGAGCACCTACCTGCTGGCGGTGGGCATGATCGGAATCTCGATGGTCGCAACCTACAGACTCCGACGTCAGACGGAAGCCAGCCGAATCAATTTCGGGTTCGCCTTGCTCATGCCAACGATGTTCTTGGTTTCGCCGCTGGCGTGGGAGCATCACTTGATTTTCGTCTTCCCCAGTCTGTTTTGGCTCTGTTCCCTGGTCGTTGACCAGAAGCAGATTCCTTCCCTTCTGTGGATTCCGCTAGGCATTTCTCTGCTCGTGATCAGCCTCCCCTTGCCAATCGACCATCCGTTCCTTCGACAAGGCGGCTGGATTCAGCTCATCTCCCTGCGAACCTACGGAGTCTTGGTCCTATGGATCATCCTCGTCTATGTCGCGATGAGAGCATCACTCCGAGCCCATAAAGATCCGAGTTGA
- a CDS encoding threonine synthase: protein MSDGPVSDGGEGECWATHLSCSRSGETAPLDEPAFLSPRGAPWLVNYLLDPTRGQALRERLPGRPWTLWRYRELLPLADFAGRLDLGEGGTPLLRLRKAPVRCRLWLKEEAGNPTGSFKARGLSLAVNRARELGAPGVELPSAGNAALALCAYAAAAGLPARVAMPEDTPSNIMRRCRDHGAEVLTSPGTLVDAAGRLSGDDRGYWNLSTLKEPYRAEGKKTIGLELAEQFGWRLPDWIVYPTGGGTGIVGMAKAFDELEALGLIGSERPRFAVVQMAGCAPIVRAFRQRKTEATAWENPETRAWGLRVPKAIGDFLILEALYATDGRAVAIEEDRLPAVTAESARRHGVRLGPEGAACLAAVEDLAAVGEIQGDHRVVVFQTGHPDNYLSAE, encoded by the coding sequence ATGTCTGACGGGCCGGTGTCCGACGGCGGCGAAGGCGAATGCTGGGCGACCCATCTCTCCTGCTCGAGGAGCGGCGAGACGGCACCCCTCGACGAGCCGGCCTTTCTGTCACCCCGGGGCGCGCCGTGGTTGGTGAACTATCTCCTCGACCCGACCCGCGGCCAGGCGCTGCGCGAGCGCCTGCCGGGCCGGCCCTGGACCCTGTGGCGTTACCGGGAACTGCTGCCGCTGGCGGACTTCGCCGGCCGCCTGGATCTCGGCGAAGGCGGAACGCCGCTGCTGCGGCTCAGGAAGGCTCCGGTCCGCTGCCGCCTGTGGCTGAAAGAAGAGGCGGGCAATCCCACCGGCTCCTTCAAGGCCCGGGGCCTGTCCCTCGCCGTCAACCGGGCGCGGGAGCTGGGGGCGCCGGGGGTGGAGCTGCCGAGCGCCGGTAATGCGGCCCTCGCCCTTTGTGCCTACGCTGCCGCAGCCGGCCTGCCGGCGCGGGTCGCCATGCCCGAGGACACTCCCTCGAACATCATGCGGCGCTGCCGCGATCATGGCGCCGAGGTGCTCACCTCGCCGGGCACGCTGGTGGATGCCGCCGGCCGGCTGTCGGGGGACGACCGTGGCTACTGGAATCTCTCCACCTTGAAGGAGCCCTACCGCGCCGAGGGCAAGAAGACCATAGGCCTCGAACTGGCGGAGCAGTTCGGCTGGCGGCTGCCGGACTGGATCGTCTATCCCACCGGCGGCGGTACGGGAATCGTCGGCATGGCGAAAGCCTTCGACGAATTGGAGGCGCTGGGTTTGATCGGCTCCGAGAGGCCACGTTTCGCGGTGGTGCAGATGGCCGGCTGTGCCCCAATCGTGCGGGCTTTCAGGCAGCGCAAGACCGAAGCCACGGCTTGGGAGAACCCGGAGACCCGCGCCTGGGGCCTGCGGGTGCCGAAGGCGATCGGCGATTTTCTGATCCTCGAGGCCCTCTACGCCACCGACGGCCGCGCCGTCGCCATCGAGGAGGATCGCCTGCCGGCGGTGACCGCCGAATCGGCCCGCCGGCACGGTGTGCGGTTGGGGCCGGAGGGCGCCGCCTGCCTGGCGGCGGTGGAGGACCTCGCGGCTGTCGGCGAGATCCAAGGGGATCACCGGGTGGTCGTATTTCAGACCGGCCACCCCGACAACTACCTAAGTGCTGAGTAA